The Winogradskyella schleiferi genome contains the following window.
ACCTTGTGATTCTTTTACAAATTCGACAAAGAATCTAACCGTCCAAAGTAACACTAAAAACAGTCCGAATAAAAAGCCTTGTTGTTCCGATTTCTTTGTTTTCCAATAGAAATAAAAGAGAATTAGGAATACAAATATATAGCAGAAGGCTTCGTACAATTGTGCAGGATGTCTGGGTTCCGTTTCACCTAATTGTTTAAATACGACACCGAAATCGCTTCCCGTCTTTTTTCCAATAATTTCAGAATTGATAAAATTACCAATTCTCACAAATACAGCTCCGGAAGCTACAGGAATGACTACACGATCCAAAATCCAAATCACGGTTTTGTGCAAAACTTTTTTATTGTAGAGGTACATGGAAATAATCATACCAATGGCAGCGCCATGACTTGCCAAGCCTTGAAAGCCAGTAAACTCAAAACCACCTGCAAATTTAAAAGGTAAAAAGATGCTTAAAAAATCTTCGGTAATTAATTCTGGTTGGTAAAAAATAACATGGCCTAACCTGGCGCCAAGCATAATCCCT
Protein-coding sequences here:
- the lgt gene encoding prolipoprotein diacylglyceryl transferase produces the protein MFLLQIDWDPIKFIDLGFFKLHFYSLMWIVAFILGFQITKRIWKNENESEESLDSLFIYSVLGIMLGARLGHVIFYQPELITEDFLSIFLPFKFAGGFEFTGFQGLASHGAAIGMIISMYLYNKKVLHKTVIWILDRVVIPVASGAVFVRIGNFINSEIIGKKTGSDFGVVFKQLGETEPRHPAQLYEAFCYIFVFLILFYFYWKTKKSEQQGFLFGLFLVLLWTVRFFVEFVKESQGDEYINWFNLNTGQWLSIPFILIGLYFMFMYKPKTKLS